In Treponema vincentii, a single window of DNA contains:
- a CDS encoding glycosyltransferase family 2 protein, producing MSFISRAARFGRAARHKPLVSLCVPVYGTEGLIGRFFESVLRQADAPPFETIIVNDGSPGAKELRGIVKTYTKRFKERGLPLVFLEHSKNLGTLEARRTAVTAASGEYLAFADPDDELPPNALRILYDAAATSGADIVHGKAAVCGMEGEPDARVAAFAQRAQNVYAGVLTGDEILRTYIVEHSYSSFVWGKLFKTDLVQKAYGEIPFTYCTMAEDMLLYFFIALTASKSVGVLEDGYTEKAHTYAGIRDVVYHYRINTGVTSRRTIACLSEWQKVCSVASVFTIILSYLDEHPAVDGGIREAIQDLGRAHYADNLKQLEACVVPSLQREARAMLDEWWGLA from the coding sequence ATGAGTTTTATTTCTCGAGCCGCGCGCTTCGGGCGAGCGGCTCGGCATAAGCCGCTTGTAAGCCTTTGCGTTCCCGTATACGGGACGGAGGGGCTTATTGGACGGTTTTTTGAAAGTGTGTTACGGCAGGCTGATGCACCGCCTTTTGAAACCATTATTGTAAATGACGGCAGCCCCGGCGCAAAGGAACTGCGGGGCATTGTTAAAACATATACAAAGCGGTTTAAGGAGCGGGGGCTGCCGCTCGTGTTTTTGGAACACAGTAAAAACCTCGGTACGCTCGAAGCGCGCCGGACAGCGGTTACTGCGGCATCGGGCGAATACCTCGCCTTTGCCGATCCGGACGATGAGCTCCCGCCTAATGCTCTCCGTATATTGTACGATGCAGCCGCTACGTCGGGTGCCGATATTGTACACGGCAAGGCTGCGGTATGCGGTATGGAAGGAGAACCGGACGCGCGTGTTGCAGCCTTTGCTCAAAGGGCGCAGAATGTGTACGCCGGCGTTTTAACCGGCGATGAAATCCTCCGCACATATATCGTTGAACACTCATACAGCAGTTTCGTATGGGGCAAGCTTTTTAAAACCGATCTTGTTCAAAAAGCGTACGGCGAAATTCCGTTTACCTATTGTACAATGGCGGAAGATATGCTGCTCTATTTTTTTATTGCCTTGACTGCATCGAAATCTGTCGGCGTATTAGAGGACGGGTATACCGAAAAAGCGCATACATACGCCGGCATACGGGATGTTGTGTATCACTACCGTATCAACACCGGCGTTACTTCCCGCCGTACAATCGCCTGCCTTTCCGAATGGCAAAAGGTATGCTCCGTTGCTTCGGTTTTTACCATCATCCTTTCATATTTAGATGAGCATCCCGCTGTTGACGGCGGTATCCGCGAAGCCATACAGGATTTAGGCCGCGCTCACTATGCCGATAACCTCAAGCAGCTGGAAGCCTGTGTGGTTCCTTCATTACAAAGAGAGGCGCGGGCTATGCTGGATGAGTGGTGGGGGCTTGCATAG